GAAAAGATAGGAGATAAGAGAGTACTGAAATTGATAAGAGAGTACTTAGAATCAGGAGTAATGATAGGTGGTTTATATAGCAAGACGGAAGAAGGCACGCCACAAGGTGGGCCATTAAGTCCGCTGTTATCAAATGTGATATTGGATAAATTGGACAAGGAGTTAGAGCGTCGTGGTCACAAATTTTGCAGATACGCAGATGATTGTAATATCTATGTACAGACAAAACGATCAGCAGAACGAGTGATGCGAAGTGTCAGTAAATACTTGGAAGAAGAACTCCGACTGAAGGTAAATGAGAAGAAAAGTGAAACAGGCAGCCCGAAGGAACGAAAATTCTTAGGCTTTAGCTTTTATCAGAAACGAAAAGAAATAGGGGTAAGAATCCATCCTAAATCACTCGAACGGATAAAGGAAAAGGTCAGGAAATTGACAAGTAGAAGTAATGGCATGAGTATAGAAGTAAGGATAAAGAAACTATCAAGCCCTCATGGGTGGCTGGGTAAGTTACTATAAACTAGCGGACATCAAGAGTCATTGCCAAAAGTTAGACGAATGGCTGAGAAGGCGACTAAGAATGTGCTATTGGAAGAACTGGAAGCGTGTAAAGACGAAGCATGATAATCTAATAAAACTTGGCGTGCCAAATTTCAAAGCATGGGAATTTGCTAATACAAGGAAAAGTTATTGGAGAATCGCCAATAGTCCGATATTAGCGACTAGTTTGACCAACCAGTATTTCGAGAACCTTAAACTGCTCACTTTCAGCCGAGCTTACAGTAAAACTTAGTAACTTTGCGAACCGCCGTATGCCGAACGGCACGTACGGTGGTGTGAGAGGACGGTAGATAAATTAATTATCTACCTCCTACTCAATTAGTTATAAAAATCACACTATACTGCAAAACTCTCCCCACAACCACAAGTCCTTGCAGCATTGGGATTATTAAAATAAAAACCCTTCCCCTCCAAACCTCCTGAGAACTCAAGGGTGGTATTACACAGATACAGAAAACTTTTTAAATCAGTAACTACTTTTATACCGTTGTCATCAAAAATCTGGTCGTTTGGCTTATTTTCGTTGTCGAAATCCAGATTATAAGACAATCCTGAACACCCGCCACTGGTGACACTCACCCGTACGAAATATTCATCACTTAATGCCTGTTTGTGCATTAGTTCAGAAATTTTTTCTTTTGCACTATCTGCTACAAATAACATCCTTTAAAAATTTATAAATTTAACCAAAAGCCGCATCAATGCTGAGAAGCTTCAAGTTCTACTGCATGACTATTTTTTTGTTTATAGTCAGCAATTGCACTTTTGATAGCATCTTCAGCCAGTACAGAGCAGTGAATTTTTACTGGTGGTAAAGCCAATTCTTCCACTATATCCATATTGTCAATTGCCATTGCCTGGTCAATGCTTTTTCCTTTGAGCCATTCAGTGGCTAAAGAAGATGAAGCAATTGCTGATCCACAACCAAAAGTCTTAAACTTGGCGTCTATGATTGTATTGGTAATTTCGTCCACTTCTATCTGAAGTCTCATCACATCACCACATTCCGGAGCTCCTACAAGACCGGTACCTACATTTTTTTTGCTTTTGTCAAGAGTACCTACATTTTTAGGATTCTTGAAATGATCCAGTACTTTTTCTGAGTAAGCCATAATTTTTATTATTAATTGTTATTGATTTATTATTTTAGAATATAATTTTTTAATGCTCTGACCATTGAACGGATTCAAGATCTACTCCTTCTTTATACATTTCCCATATCGGGCTTAGGTCTCTCATGTGGTTAACTCCGGCTGTTACAGCTTTGATCGCATAATCCACATCGTCCTCAGTAGTGAATCTTCCAAGACTGAATCTGATGGAAGAATGCGCCAAATCATCCCCTAAACCTAATGCTACCAAAACATATGAAGGTTCAAGGGAAGCAGATGTACATGCAGAACCTGAAGAGACAGCAATATTTTGATTGAATGTCATCATAAGTCCTTCACCTTCGACATGTTTGAATGAAATGTTGGTCACATGTGGCATTCTGTGTTCTAAATTACCATTGATATAAACTTCTTCCAGACTTTCTGAAAAGGCTTTTTCCAATTTATCTCTCAATGCTGACAAACGTTGCGCATCCTGTAACATTTCTGCTTTTGCGATAGCAGCTGCTTTCCCAAATCCTACAATTCCGGGAACATTTAAGGTTCCTGACCGCATACCTCTTTCGTGTCCGCCACCGTCCATTTGAGCGGTCACTTTTACTCTTGGATTTTTGCGGTTGACAAAAAGTGCTCCGACACCTTTGGGACCATACATCTTATGAGAAGTGAACGCCATTAAATGTACACCTACTTCTTTGGGATCCACGGGAATTTTGCCAACAACCTGTGTAGCATCACTCATAAAAAGTACACCATGTTTTTTACAAATATCTCCGATTTCTTTCATAGGTTGTATGACACCTGTCTCATTATTTGCCCACATGACAGAGATGAGTATTGTCTTAGGTGTAATAGCCTTTTCAAGCTCTTCCAGATCAATTAATCCATCTCTTTTCACATCCAGATATGTAACATCACCACCCAATTTTTCGACTTTTTTACAGGCATCCAATACGGCTTTATGTTCCGTTTTGACAGTGATGATATGATTTCCTTTGGATGCATACATTTCGAATACGCCTTTGATTGCAAGGTTATCGGACTCTGTGGCACCGGATGTAAAAATGATCTCTTTCGCATCTACATTTATCAGATCAGCAATTTGTTCTCTGGCATAATCCACTGCTTCTTCTGCCTGCCAGCCAAAAGGATGATTCCTGCTCGCAGCATTTCCCGGAATCTGATAAAAATAAGGTAACATAGTTTCTACAACTCTCGGATCGGTAGGCGTAGTTGAATTGTTGTCTAAATATATTAATCGTTTATCAATCATTTTTATTTATTTATACTTAATCTAAATACAAAGATACAGGTATTTTGTTTAATCTACCGAATCAATTTGATAAACTTTTTAAGTTTTTGAAAAGAAATTAGATCTAATATTTTTATTAATTTGAATTTCAATAGAAAATCAGCAGTTTACAGATTTATGGTATCGTCATGTGACTCTATCTGTTTTATGACAGGTGGGAAAATAGGTTTTGCAATGACGGTGTCAGATATAATAATCGGTCCCTGATATATAGGCTTTAGTGGTTTTTCAGGAAAAAAGATAGAATCGGAGAGTTGTAAATTGATATTTTCAGTGATCAGTGAGTCCACAAAAGACTCTGCCTTGCGTATCATGTCGGTTTTGCATTTTGTCAGGTTTTCGCTCACATAACTTTCATTTTTTAATTTCAGCGCATTCCCGATTTTCTGAAAATCCGGACCCGGGCTTTCGACATTGCAGGACAGGATACTTGTCAAGGTGATCAATGTCAGGACGATTTTATTCATCATTCAGTGATTACATTAAATACTTCTTTGTTGCCTGTCAGCAATTCGATTTCGTCAATTCTTGCCTTTTTGATAGAATCTATGGCAATGCTAAAAAAAGAATCACTTTTTAAAGTGCATAGAGAATCAGCCATTAATTTTGTTTTTGTAAAGCGGTTGCTATACATTGTATCAACTATGTATTTTTCTTCAGGAGACAGTTTTTCTGATTCACGTGTACTACATGAAAAAAGTATTATTAATAAAGTAGGAAAGATGAATTTAAGGTACATCAGGTATGGATAATTTTTCTTTTCAGTTCAAAATTTTTACCCAGATACACTCTTCTGACTACTTCATCTTCAGCAAGTTCTTCCGCAGTACCTGTCATCAGAATATTTCCTTCAAACATCAGATAAGTACGATCAGTTATTGAAAGAGTCTCCTGAACATTGTGATCTGTAATCAGAATTCCGATATTTTTGGTTTTGAGTTTGGCTACGATAGACTGAATATCTTCCACTGCTATCGGGTCAATCCCGGCAAACGGTTCATCCAGTAGTATAAATTTTGGGCTTGAAGCTAAAGATCGGGCTATCTCCGTTCTTCTTCTTTCTCCGCCGGACAGTGAGTCTCCGACATTTTTACGCACTTTTTCCAATCCAAATTCACCTATCAGACTCTCCAGTTTATCTTTTTGCTCTTCCTTTGAAAGTTCTGTCATTTCCAGTACTGCCTTAATATTGTCTTCAACGCTCAGTTTACGAAACACACTTGGTTCCTGTGGCAGATAGCCCACTCCTTTCTGTGCTCTCCTGTACATAGCGTCATGTGTAATATCCTGATCATCCAGAAAGACCTTGCCGCTATCCGGTCTGATAAAACCAACAATCATATAAAATGTAGTGGTTTTTCCGGCACCATTCGGACCCAACAAACCGACAATCTCACCCTGGCTGACATCAACCGAGACGGATTTGACGACCGTCCGCCTTCCGTAAGTTTTCAGCAGATTTTCTGCCCGGAGTACCATTTTATGATTTTCGCTCATTCTTTCTTTACATTTAAACCGTTTTCAGGAGTTATGGGTTCATTACTCTCCGAACCGCCCCACCGGATTATCATTTCTGTGTCCCAGTTTGCTCTGAGTTTTTCGGATTCAGAGACTTTTATATTTTCTGGTTGAAATTTTTTCCAGTAATCGCCCGGATCCCATTTGCCATTCCTATTTTTATCTTCAATGATTTCAACGTTGTATTTTTCAGGAATCAAAGACCGGAAACTTTGTTTATGAGTTTTAACATCTGACAACCCAAAATTGAATTTCAAATTACCGCCGGTTGAGATTTTCACTACATAATGGAGTGTACTGTCCAGACCGGATATGGTGAGATCCAGACCAGCCAGTTGACTTGTATTTAAAAGCCCGAATTTTAACTGAATCGAATCATTTTTAATGCCAAATATATCTGTTAATGATCCCGGAATAAACAGGAGGTTATATTTTTTGTCCTCTCTCCAGTCATCAGATCGGATAATCAATTTTTTATTGTTTTCTGAAAGCTTTACAATTTTATTATCCAAAATTCCTACGCTGTCAAATAAAATGATGGAATCAGCATTAAGTAATTCAATCGGATGATTAAATTCAATCGCCAGGCTGTCAAAAGTTCTCATCGCAAATGTAAGATTGGATGAAGTTTGTTTAAATTTTGCTTTTTCCAAAAATGCTTGTTTGCCGCGTGGTTTTACCTGAATAGTGTCTTTTCCGGCTAACAGATTAAAAGAATCGATTTCGGTATTGTAGTAAATATTAACTGAATCCAATTTTATTTCTTTGTAGATTATTACTTCAGGATTCAGAGATTGAATATTCACATTCTCCGGTAAGGACGAGAAAAGAATGTTGACTTTTCCAAAATCCTTTTTATTAACTGACAGTGATTTTGGAGTACTTTCAGCGATAGAAGCCCGCAACAAAATTTGATAATCTGTCGAATCGGTCAAAATATAATCTATGTCAGAAAATGCTGTTTTTTCGGCAGGTAAATCATACAGATAATTCAGGTTTTCATCTTTAAGTGCTAAAATTCTAAACGTATCATTTCTGATATTTTCAAATTTGAACTTTCCGTTTTTATCTGTTTTGACAAAATAAAAGGGCTTTTCTTTGACGACGACCGAGTCATATTTTTGGTCATACAGCATCACCAGAATGCCGTCTTCCGGTTTTTCAGTGATAGCGTCGATAACTGTTCCTTCCAGACTTAGACTATCAATTACATCTCCGGTCGAGAATACAAAAGAAAAATTATTTAACTTATTTCCTTCTGTATAATCGACGATTGACTCGCCAAAATTGATAGTGTATGTTGCATTTTCGCGGAGTATCTCCCGATCGTCAAATCTGAAAGTTAGTTTTTTACCTCTGTGTGAAACCTTGGGAATGTACTTTGTCGGTGGTGAAACCAAAACCTGTTTTATAGCATCGCGGACTTCGATAAATTCATCAAAGTAAAAATCCAATTGCTTAGGAAAATAATTAGTCTGAAAATTTCGGACAGACTTAATAGAATCCAATTTGGGTGGGGTGGCATCCTTGGGCCCACCTGAAGGAGCACCGGTGCTCGCACATGAACTGACAATCAGGCTGAGGACCACCCATGTACAGAACGGGTAAATAGAAAAATATAAATAATGCCTGATTTGCTTCATATGTAGAATAAACGTCGCAAAATTACAGTTAATGTGCGGGTTTGTAAATTTTTATTTAATATTTTGAATTTGTACCTGGCATGAGAAACAGGATTAATTACTATTTTCGAACTTTATTTCTTTTATTCGGTTGAAGTTTCTATGAGTAAGAAAGTAATCTGGGGTATTATTATCATCATGACAACATCCTTGATCGGTGTAGGTATGATACAGTTATTTTGGGTCAAGTGGTCTGTAAATCTGGACGAAAAAAATTTTAACGACAAAGTAATTATTGCGTTAAACAGGGTAAAGGAGCATTTAAAGGCGGATGCTGAAGAATCTATTCTGGCAGAGAAATATGGGTTAAGTTCCAATGAAAAAAATATTTCTGAAATTACAAATGACTTACTTTGGAAACAAAAAGCCAGAAGCCGGGATCTTAATTCACTTTCGTTATTATTTAATCCGTCAGAATATCTGGATGCAATTGATAAAAACAAACTGGATTATTATCTGAAAAAGGAATTGTCTGATCAGGGTATTGATCTGAAGTATGAATACGGTGTATTTTCTAAAGAACTAAACTCATATATCATTGTCAATGGAAATTATGCAGTGTCCGTCGGGGATACCACCAAATCCAGTAATGTCGCCGCCTTAAATCCTTTGCTGAAGGCAGAATACAGAGTTTCTTTGTTTGCCAGTGAAATAAAAGAACCCGGTCATCTAAATCTTTATTTCCCCAATAAAACCAGATTTTTATGGTCCAGTGTATTCCCGATTTTGTTAAGTTCAATATTATTTACAGGGTTGATATTGTTTTGTTTTTCATATACTGTTTATATTATATTCAGACAAAAAAAGGTTTCAGAAATGAAAACTGATTTTATAAACAACATGACCCATGAGTTTAAAACGCCGATAGCTACCATTTCTTTGGCATCAGACTCGGTACTCAGCCCTTCTATCATCAGTGATGAAAACAAAGTTAAAAGATTTATAGGAATTATAAAACAGGAAAATCTGCGAATGCTGAGTCAGGTAGAAAAAGTTCTGCAAATGGGTCAGATAGAAAAAAATGACCTGAATCTGAAAACCGGTGAGCTGGACATTCATCACCTTATCAGTGATGCAGTAGTCAATGCTGAACTTAAAGTACAAGCTAAAGGGGGAAAAATATTTGTAGATCTGGAAGCGAAAATACCTCAAATCATTGGAGACCAGACGCATATTGGCAGTGTGATTAATAATTTGCTGGATAATGCTGAAAAATATTCGCCTGAACATCCGGAGATTACGATCAGCACAAAGGATGATCAGAAAGGAATTTATATTTCAGTGAAAGATAATGGTATCGGCATTTCCAAAGAGGCACAAAAACACATCTTTGAGAAATTTTATCGTGTTCCCACCGGCAATGTACACAATATTAAGGGATTTGGACTGGGCCTGAGTTATGTAAGAGCAATGGTGGATGCACATGGGGGGATTGTGACCGTAAAAAGTGAGCCGGATAAAGGAAGTACTTTTACAGTTTTTTTGCCCAGAAAACCTAAAACAAAATAAAAGTGTTGTAAATACTGTTTATATTAAGAATTCAAAAAATCAACAAACGAACATGTCAAATAAAATACTATTAGTTGAAGACGACCAGAATTTCGGAGACGTACTGAAGTCTTATCTCGAAATGAATGATTATGATGTAACTCTTGCTACAGATGGTGATGCAGGTTTTGACGCTTTTAAAAAAGGCAGCTATGAATTATGCATTTTTGATGTGATGATGCCTAAAAAAGATGGCTTTTCACTTGCCAAAGATGTAAGAGGATTAAACAAAGATGTTCCTATTATTTTCCTGACTGCCAAAACCCTGAAAGAAGATGTACTGGAAGGATTTAAAATAGGAGCGGACGACTATATCACCAAACCATTTAACTCTGAAGAACTTCTCTACAGAGTCAAAGCCGTTATGAGACGAAGCTCCGGCCCTGAAGTAAATCCTGAAAACCAAAGGGAATTTATCATTGGAGATTATCATTTTGACTATGCACTTCGAATACTGACTTATAAGCCGGACGGCACCACCGACAAACTATCACCAAAAGAAGCCCAATTACTGAGATTATTCTGTTTCAGAATAAATGACGTGTTGCAGCGATCCGAAGCATTGACAAAGATATGGGATGATGACAATTATTTCACCGCAAGAAGTATGGATGTGTTTATCACAAAAATCCGAAAGTACCTGAGCAAAGATAATAATATCGAAATCATCAACATTCATGGCAATGGATTCAGGATGTATGTCAAAGATCATACGACTGAGGCGTAGTAGTGTTTATTGCTATTTAAGATAACAAATTTTGTCATTATTGGCGCAAGTTTCAGTGTGCTTCAAGTCTGATAAATGCAAATTGTGCTGTAACTTCTCTACTTAGGTATATTTATTAATATTTGGTTTCAAGTCTGCTTTATTGTAAAGCGAAAGCATAAAATCGAAGTATGCGCATATGCCTAGTGCTACACGAACGAAGTAAGTAACAAATAAAACGAAGTAGATTATTTCCAAGATCGAGGCAAAAAACACAGACATAGCATTAGCTATGGCGAGGCTTTTTAACGATGATATTGGGAATAAGATCAAGTTTTAATGGTATTTGTTTTGTTCTTGTAGCACTAGCAGGGTTAGCTTTATTTGTATTTCTTAAAGCGTCTATTTTTACCAGTTGTTGATTTAGTAAATATTTTCATTATTTTAAGTCCAAACAACAAAATGAAAATTCCAAAAAGATAAACCCAAACATTTGTCATAATACATTTTTTTGAGAGTTCTCAGCTTGGTCATTGCTGAAGCAAGTTTTAGTCTGGTTCAAGCCTGATAAATGTAACTTATGCCAACTTACTTCTTATTTATAATTTTATTTCTTTCTTTCAATCAATTTTTGCAAAATTATATAATTCCGGGATGTTTTATGGCAAAGCCAAAGCATAATTTCAATACATGGTAGCCTTTGCCGATCTTCCATCATCATCATCATGTGTGATAATCACTATTTAAAATCAAAATAAAATATTTAGCAAATGCATAGTGAACATAGCGATATTCACACTTCTGCAAATGATTTTTACTTCAAGTTATCAAAAAGTTATACCTTGGCTTTTTTTTAGAAGGATACATGAAAGGCAGTAAAAAAAATCTGAAAGAGTCAAATATTATCGAAGCAGCTGAGCAGGTTTTTTCGGTAGTGGGGTTCAAAAATGCGAAAATGGAAGATATTGCTGCTAAAGCAAATATTACCAAAGTTACTTTGTATTCTTATTTTCAGTCAAAAGAAAATCTTTATATGGCCGTAACCTATAAAGCATTACAATCATTGATCGAAAAATATTATGAAACCATAGATCGCTATAAAGAAAAGACCGGATTGGAAAGCACTCTCGCTATTCTGGATAGCTTTATGCTCTTTTGTGAACAGAATTATCTTTTCTCTGAAGCTTTGCTGGAATACTTTGCGTTGGTTCGTTCCAGTTCAGCAGGAACGGACGAAACCAGATTGACAGATGCTATAAAAGATAGTATATATTACATGAAACTTCAGGATATGCATAATCTGCCATTCAAACTGACCGTAAAGGAGATCGAAAGGGGAAAAAAGGACGGCAGTATCAGGTCTGATGTTGACCCGATGCTCAGCACGCTGCACGGCTGGACGATGGTGATAGGATATGTTAAAGTAATTTCAGCTTCAGGAACTAACGCAACACCTTTATTTAAAGTAAGCCTGAAAGACCTGAAGAAACTCAATCTCAAGATAGCAAAAGAACTTTTCAGCAGACATAGCACAGGTTAATTTCACACAAGATAATGAATCCATGAAAATACTTATTTATGGTCTGAAAATCAGGGATGAACAGGAAGTACCCTTTATTACACAACTGATCAGATCGGCAGAATCAGAAAAGCTGACTATTGTATATTTTGCTCCTTATGCTGCTGAGTTGACTGAAGCAGGCATTATTACTAATTATGTCGTAACGGTAGAGAATTATGAAGACTTTCTGAATCATCAAATAGATATCGTCATAACACTGGGGGGCGATGGTACTATTCTGGCGGCAACTACCTTGATCCGGTCATCCGGAGTACCTATTTTGGGAATTAATCTTGGCAGGTTAGGATTTCTGGCGAGCGTGGAAAAAAAATACATCCCCAAAATTATTAAACAACTATTGTCCCGAAAATTTGAGACAGAATCCAGAACACTACTCTCTTTATCCTGCAAAAAACCTATGTTTGAAGAGTTTCCATATGCATTAAATGACTTTACGCTCAACAAACGCGATACTTCTTCGATGATTACGATTTATGTATATATTGATGGCGAATTGCTCAATTCCTATTGGGCAGACGGTATCATCATCAGTACTCCTACAGGTTCTACCGGATATTCACTTAGTTGTGGCGGACCAATTATTTTTCCCAGATCCGGTACATTTATTATTACACCCGTAGCCCCTCACAATCTGAATGTTCGTCCTATCGTCCTTTCAGATCTTCATAAAATCAAACTGAAAGTTCATGGCAGAACAGATAATTTTATGTGTACCATGGATTCCCGATATGAAACGGTTACTTCCGACCATGAAATTGAAATCAGTAAAGCTGGGTTTGAAATAAGACTGGTTAGATTACCCGGGCAGAGTTTTATGAAGACCATCAGCGAAAAACTAATGTGGGGATTAGATAAAAGAAATTGAGTGTATGAAAATATCATTGGAATATAACAACCAATCATACAGCGCTGACCTGAGTAATGGAGTAGATATTTCTTTACCTCTGATATCCGGCACTTTGGGGCCAAATTGTTTCTATGCTCCAGAATTTCATGCTGAGCCGGTTAGAATGGGAGATTTTGTCGGTTCTGTAAAAGAAGGCGGCCCTGTTAATTTTTTAAATATCCGGCTGAATCCTCATGGAAACGGTACACATACTGAATGTGTCGGTCACATTTCATCAGAAACATTTACGATCAATCAATGTCTCAAAGAGTTTCATTTTATTGGAAAATTAATTTCAGTTTGGCCCGAAAAGATGGAATCGGGCGATCGTATTATTACCAAAAACCTGATAACAGATCATATCCATCCCGGAGAATGTGAAGCCTTGATTATCAGAACATTGCCCAATCATGAAGATAAAAAAAACCGGCTCTATTCCGGTACCAACCCACCTTACTTTCACCATGAAGCAATCGCTTATTTAAACGAAGCAGGTATCAAACATCTCATCACTGATCTTCCTTCCGTTGACAGAGAAGACGATGGTGGAAGGCTGGAAGCTCACAAGACATTCTGGACTTACCCAACTGATCCGCAAACAGATAAAACTATCACAGAACTGGCATATATAGATAACAATATAGAAGATGAAATCTATTTGATAAATATTCAGATAGCAAGTCTGGAAATGGATGCGAGTCCTTCAAAGATCATACTTTATGTTTTGTCCGATCCGGATTAAAAATTATCCCGAAAAAAAACTTATTCATCGCTAATCCATTTTTTGATTTGATTGTTTAGAAGTTTTTTACGTATGTTTATTGTAATTGATTATGTCATTGCCCTGTAGGAGCAACATATTGGTAACGACGGGTGAAGCCCGTCGGTAAGGAGCATTTTCATATTAGTTTTTGGCGCTATTTTTGCCTGTAAGATGCAAAAATTGTGACAAAAACCTCTGAAGGCATCCGATCAAATAATTCTATATTAAGAACAAAGCAGATTACCATATGAGAAATCATTCTCAAAAATACAGTGAAACCTATTTCAAATATCACCGGATAGGCGACAATGCTTACCGTGAAAAGGTTCGGTATTATGAAGAAAATCCGCAGGAAATCTCTTTGTTACACTTTGATGAAAGACTGGAGATTGATATAGATTATTGTATATGTCTATTTGAAATAGGTCGTTACCACAGGTTTCTGGAAAGGGTAGATTTAATTATCGAATCGATTATTGAAGAAAATATTTTTGATTATAACAATGAAAATATTTTTAATTCACTTTTGTTAAAAAAGGCTGCAGCACTTTACAATTTGAATAAGTTTAAAGAATCTGAATTTGTTTTGGCACAACTTATCAAAATCGATCCTAAACTGAATATTGCCAAACAATTATACGGATTATGCAAGAGACGTAAAGAAGACAATATTACTACCCTGCTCAAAGCAGCAGGAATGACGGGATTATTAATTGCGTTGAGTATAACCGTCGTCCGCATTCTACTCATTGAACCTTTCTATGATCAATATCTGGAACCATTTCTGACAATCAGGAATGTTATTTTAGCAATATCCTTTTTTTCATTTACCTCTATCGAAATATATTTGAATTATACCATGTATAAGGAGACCGGAAGTTTTTCCAACAGCTTATTGAACTGGCTCTTCAAAAAACGATAACTTTCAGTCTTACAGTTAGTCAGGTTTTCTTTAATCAGAAGAAGGCGTAAACTTTTTTATAACATTTTCCAAAAATAGTTGTTACAACAAATAACAATTTTGAATTCCAAATTCTCTTTCTCATTCATTAAACAAAACCATTATGCCAAATTCATCCAGAAGAGATTTTTTCAAAAAGCTAAGTTTAGGATTAGTAGGCAGTACGGCAATCGGTTCATCCAATGTCAGACAGTCAGAAATACTGAATCCAGTGAAAAAAGTTAAGCCCATGGGTTTTAATTGGGATACTATTGACCCGTTTTTATTTTGTGTACATCATGAAGACTTTTTTCCGAAAGGAAATCAAAATATGGGTCCACAGGCTACATTAGATGGCAGGAGTTTGGGGGATGACTTTATTATAAAAGATGGTTGGCGTATGTATCACGGGACAGAAGTACCCGGCTTTCCCGGTCACCCGCACAGAGGTTTTGAAACAATTACGATTGTCAGAAAAGGTATGGTCGATCATGCTGATTCATTGGGTGCTGCAGGAAGATATGGTCAGGGAGATGTACAATGGATGACAGCGGGCAAAGGCGTTCAACATTCTGAAATGTTCCCATTGTTAGAAACAGAAAAAGATAATCCATTGGAATTATTTCAGATCTGGCTCAATCTGCCGGCCAAAAACAAAATGGTAGCACCACATTTTAAAATGCTATGGGGTAGTAAAATTCCGAAATATGAATTTACCGATTCGAAAGGTGTTAAGGGAGTTGTGGAAGTAATCGCCGGAAAATTATATGGACACACGGCACCGGCACCACCACCCGGATCCTGGGCAGCAGATCCATCCAACGAAGTAGCTATTTATAATATCCACATTGATGCAAACGGCTCATTCACATTACCAAAGGCGGGTAAAGGTATCAACAGAATGTTATACTTTTATGAAGGTTCGTCTATGACAATCGAGGGCACAACGATAAAAAAATATCATGCGGCAGAAGTTCATTCAGACTTTGACCTGAACATTCAGACAGGAAGTGAAAAAACCAAAATTCTGGTACTTCAGGGCAAACCTATCAACGAACCCGTAATGCAGTACGGCCCATTTGTGATGAACACAAAGGAAGAAATTCAAAAAGCTTTCAATGATTTTCATGCGACAA
The genomic region above belongs to Saprospiraceae bacterium and contains:
- a CDS encoding iron-sulfur cluster assembly accessory protein: MLFVADSAKEKISELMHKQALSDEYFVRVSVTSGGCSGLSYNLDFDNENKPNDQIFDDNGIKVVTDLKSFLYLCNTTLEFSGGLEGKGFYFNNPNAARTCGCGESFAV
- the iscU gene encoding Fe-S cluster assembly scaffold IscU, with product MAYSEKVLDHFKNPKNVGTLDKSKKNVGTGLVGAPECGDVMRLQIEVDEITNTIIDAKFKTFGCGSAIASSSLATEWLKGKSIDQAMAIDNMDIVEELALPPVKIHCSVLAEDAIKSAIADYKQKNSHAVELEASQH
- a CDS encoding IscS subfamily cysteine desulfurase, whose translation is MIDKRLIYLDNNSTTPTDPRVVETMLPYFYQIPGNAASRNHPFGWQAEEAVDYAREQIADLINVDAKEIIFTSGATESDNLAIKGVFEMYASKGNHIITVKTEHKAVLDACKKVEKLGGDVTYLDVKRDGLIDLEELEKAITPKTILISVMWANNETGVIQPMKEIGDICKKHGVLFMSDATQVVGKIPVDPKEVGVHLMAFTSHKMYGPKGVGALFVNRKNPRVKVTAQMDGGGHERGMRSGTLNVPGIVGFGKAAAIAKAEMLQDAQRLSALRDKLEKAFSESLEEVYINGNLEHRMPHVTNISFKHVEGEGLMMTFNQNIAVSSGSACTSASLEPSYVLVALGLGDDLAHSSIRFSLGRFTTEDDVDYAIKAVTAGVNHMRDLSPIWEMYKEGVDLESVQWSEH
- the lptB gene encoding LPS export ABC transporter ATP-binding protein, producing MVLRAENLLKTYGRRTVVKSVSVDVSQGEIVGLLGPNGAGKTTTFYMIVGFIRPDSGKVFLDDQDITHDAMYRRAQKGVGYLPQEPSVFRKLSVEDNIKAVLEMTELSKEEQKDKLESLIGEFGLEKVRKNVGDSLSGGERRRTEIARSLASSPKFILLDEPFAGIDPIAVEDIQSIVAKLKTKNIGILITDHNVQETLSITDRTYLMFEGNILMTGTAEELAEDEVVRRVYLGKNFELKRKIIHT
- a CDS encoding Ig-like domain-containing protein, which encodes MKQIRHYLYFSIYPFCTWVVLSLIVSSCASTGAPSGGPKDATPPKLDSIKSVRNFQTNYFPKQLDFYFDEFIEVRDAIKQVLVSPPTKYIPKVSHRGKKLTFRFDDREILRENATYTINFGESIVDYTEGNKLNNFSFVFSTGDVIDSLSLEGTVIDAITEKPEDGILVMLYDQKYDSVVVKEKPFYFVKTDKNGKFKFENIRNDTFRILALKDENLNYLYDLPAEKTAFSDIDYILTDSTDYQILLRASIAESTPKSLSVNKKDFGKVNILFSSLPENVNIQSLNPEVIIYKEIKLDSVNIYYNTEIDSFNLLAGKDTIQVKPRGKQAFLEKAKFKQTSSNLTFAMRTFDSLAIEFNHPIELLNADSIILFDSVGILDNKIVKLSENNKKLIIRSDDWREDKKYNLLFIPGSLTDIFGIKNDSIQLKFGLLNTSQLAGLDLTISGLDSTLHYVVKISTGGNLKFNFGLSDVKTHKQSFRSLIPEKYNVEIIEDKNRNGKWDPGDYWKKFQPENIKVSESEKLRANWDTEMIIRWGGSESNEPITPENGLNVKKE
- a CDS encoding HAMP domain-containing histidine kinase, encoding MSKKVIWGIIIIMTTSLIGVGMIQLFWVKWSVNLDEKNFNDKVIIALNRVKEHLKADAEESILAEKYGLSSNEKNISEITNDLLWKQKARSRDLNSLSLLFNPSEYLDAIDKNKLDYYLKKELSDQGIDLKYEYGVFSKELNSYIIVNGNYAVSVGDTTKSSNVAALNPLLKAEYRVSLFASEIKEPGHLNLYFPNKTRFLWSSVFPILLSSILFTGLILFCFSYTVYIIFRQKKVSEMKTDFINNMTHEFKTPIATISLASDSVLSPSIISDENKVKRFIGIIKQENLRMLSQVEKVLQMGQIEKNDLNLKTGELDIHHLISDAVVNAELKVQAKGGKIFVDLEAKIPQIIGDQTHIGSVINNLLDNAEKYSPEHPEITISTKDDQKGIYISVKDNGIGISKEAQKHIFEKFYRVPTGNVHNIKGFGLGLSYVRAMVDAHGGIVTVKSEPDKGSTFTVFLPRKPKTK